Sequence from the Nocardia brasiliensis genome:
TGCGAGATGCGCCAGTGGCCGTCGGCGCAGCGCACGTATTCATCGGAGTAGAACGCCGCACCGCGCAGCAGCATGTTGTGGCCGGGGATGAGCACGGTGTCGGCCAGATACCAGGTCCCGGTGGCGGTGTCGCCCTCGACATCGATCTCGGGGTGATCGCAGCGATGCTCGGTGATCACGTGCGGGCCGAGGGTGTTGCGCATGAAGGCCAGAAACGCGTCACGCGACTCGAATTGCAGATACTCGCTGTAGGTGGCGGTCGCCTCGGGGATCATGGTGTCGGCGAACTCGTCCCAGGACTTGGTGTCCAGGGT
This genomic interval carries:
- a CDS encoding nuclear transport factor 2 family protein; this translates as MDQGTDGQGRGDPGAGVADGQEPSAPGAGGTARDDVAAISRLKFRYLRTLDTKSWDEFADTMIPEATATYSEYLQFESRDAFLAFMRNTLGPHVITEHRCDHPEIDVEGDTATGTWYLADTVLIPGHNMLLRGAAFYSDEYVRCADGHWRISHTGYERTYEVVLSLSDLPSLRLTSSRWGLISREEGVISSVERDPGATSEPEAG